The Pantoea vagans genome includes a window with the following:
- a CDS encoding capsule biosynthesis protein, with translation MLMKVKSAASTMRTRFSAVSLAEIQKHLAKIIILLPMALLLIYLVIFSQPRYMSESKVAIKRSDDLNSSSLNVGLLLGASNTSSAEDALYLKEYINSPDMLAALDKQLNFHEAFSHSGLDFLNHLGKDETVERFLQYYLSRISVSYDDKTGLLDIQTQGFTPEFALKFNQAVLKESERFINEMSHRIARDQLTFAEEEMQKARTRLNASKADMLAYQNSNNMLDPEAQALAATTLINTLVGQKIQMEADLRNLLTYLRDDAPQVVSAQNAIKSLQAQIDDEKGKVTAPQGHKLNRMAVDFEEIKSKVEFDTELYKLALTSIEKTRVEAARKLKVLSVISSPQQPQESTFPNTPYLIACWLLVCCLLFGTLKLLLAVIEDHRD, from the coding sequence ATGTTGATGAAAGTGAAGTCCGCCGCATCCACGATGCGTACGCGTTTTTCTGCTGTTTCGCTGGCGGAAATCCAGAAACACCTGGCGAAAATTATCATTTTGCTGCCGATGGCGCTGTTGCTGATCTACCTCGTGATCTTCAGCCAGCCGCGCTATATGAGCGAATCCAAAGTCGCGATCAAACGTTCAGATGACCTGAACAGTAGTAGCCTCAATGTCGGTTTGCTGTTGGGGGCATCGAACACCAGCTCAGCAGAAGATGCGCTCTATCTGAAAGAGTACATCAACTCGCCAGATATGCTGGCGGCGCTGGATAAACAACTGAATTTTCATGAGGCTTTTAGCCATAGTGGGCTGGATTTTCTTAATCATCTTGGTAAAGACGAGACGGTCGAACGCTTCCTGCAATATTACCTCAGCCGCATTAGCGTCTCTTACGATGACAAAACCGGTTTGCTCGATATTCAAACTCAGGGTTTCACGCCCGAATTTGCACTGAAATTTAACCAGGCAGTGCTGAAAGAGTCCGAGCGTTTTATCAATGAAATGTCACACCGTATCGCGCGCGATCAGCTCACCTTTGCTGAAGAAGAAATGCAGAAAGCGCGTACTCGCCTGAACGCCAGTAAGGCTGACATGCTTGCCTATCAGAACAGCAACAACATGCTGGACCCAGAAGCGCAGGCATTGGCCGCCACGACCCTGATTAACACCCTGGTGGGGCAAAAAATCCAGATGGAAGCAGACCTGCGTAACTTGCTGACCTATCTGCGTGATGACGCTCCGCAGGTGGTGAGCGCCCAAAACGCGATCAAGTCATTACAGGCTCAGATTGACGATGAAAAGGGCAAGGTCACCGCACCGCAAGGCCACAAGTTGAACCGTATGGCGGTGGATTTCGAAGAGATTAAATCGAAAGTCGAGTTTGATACCGAGCTGTATAAACTGGCACTGACTTCGATTGAAAAAACCCGCGTGGAAGCGGCGCGCAAATTAAAAGTGTTGTCTGTGATCAGTTCACCGCAACAGCCGCAGGAATCCACTTTCCCAAATACACCTTATTTGATCGCCTGTTGGTTGCTGGTTTGCTGCTTATTATTCGGCACCCTGAAACTGCTGCTGGCTGTTATTGAAGATCACCGGGATTAA
- a CDS encoding type I secretion system permease/ATPase has product MTQLQIPDAPNGDSSNATGGDVPLNGWATAIILIATHYRLPCSPGMIMAAAEWQGKQTRDKALRHLARQAGLSLQLYEENKWEITSWRLPLAIELTDGQVGVITSFDGEDEVRVHFAGDEQPAPVALETLLPEIRFAAALRPVTAAKDSRVDRYLATVKPDWLRRLVLHDMRPYAHVMLGSFLINLMALVGIIFSMQVYDRVIPAQSYPTLYVLYIGVIISVVFTYVLRVGRDHVTDLLGKRADMRVSDRVFGHALRLRNSAVPRSTGTFISQLRELESIREMVTSTTVSAIVDMPFFLLFMLVMAIIAPQLAWIAPISVILMILPGIFSQKKLAKLAQQNLKESTLRNAVLVESVQGLEDIKLMQAEDRFLQQWNSYIRITAQSGVEMRKVMHSLISWGVTVQGLVYASVIVVGAPMVINGDITTGAIVAASLLSSRMIAPMATLCGVLARWQQVKAAKGSLDALMNLPVENSKDETRIHCPVLFGHYQFSDAMFRYYTDSLTVALRIKSLTIKPGERIAVLGRNGSGKSTLLQAMIGGMDLVAGELRLDNLSLPHIDVADVRRNVGLMTQNARLFHGTLRENLTMGAAHATDDAIFGALTVSGGADFIRRLPLGLDHPVMEGGVGLSGGQRQSLLLARMLLRDPNIILLDEPTAALDDHTEKEFIERLGAWLNGRTLIVATHRAAILALVDRVLVLKDGQLVMDSPKENALPPPRAGGNPPEVRP; this is encoded by the coding sequence ATGACACAGCTACAAATTCCCGACGCACCCAACGGTGACAGCAGTAATGCAACCGGAGGGGACGTACCGTTAAATGGATGGGCAACGGCGATCATCCTGATTGCCACCCATTACCGCTTGCCTTGTTCACCGGGCATGATCATGGCCGCGGCTGAGTGGCAGGGTAAACAGACGCGTGACAAAGCGTTGCGGCATCTGGCGCGTCAGGCGGGCTTATCGTTGCAACTCTATGAAGAGAACAAATGGGAGATCACCAGTTGGCGTTTGCCGCTGGCGATAGAGCTGACTGATGGTCAGGTTGGAGTCATCACCAGTTTTGATGGTGAAGACGAAGTGCGTGTCCATTTCGCGGGTGACGAACAACCGGCTCCGGTGGCGCTGGAGACGCTGTTACCGGAGATCCGCTTTGCGGCGGCGCTGCGTCCGGTCACCGCAGCAAAAGACAGCCGCGTCGATCGCTACTTAGCCACGGTAAAACCTGACTGGCTGCGGCGGTTGGTGCTGCACGACATGCGCCCTTATGCGCACGTCATGCTCGGCTCGTTTTTGATTAACCTGATGGCGCTGGTCGGCATTATTTTCTCGATGCAGGTATATGACCGTGTTATTCCCGCGCAATCTTACCCCACGCTGTATGTGCTCTATATCGGCGTAATTATCTCGGTGGTGTTTACCTATGTGCTGCGCGTCGGGCGCGATCACGTTACCGACCTGCTGGGTAAACGTGCCGATATGCGCGTCTCTGACCGCGTGTTTGGCCATGCGTTGCGCTTGCGTAACAGTGCGGTACCTCGCTCCACTGGGACGTTCATCTCGCAGTTGCGCGAGCTGGAATCAATCCGTGAGATGGTGACCTCCACCACCGTTTCCGCGATTGTCGATATGCCGTTCTTCCTGCTGTTTATGTTGGTGATGGCAATTATCGCGCCACAGCTGGCATGGATTGCGCCCATATCGGTGATCCTGATGATCTTGCCCGGCATTTTCAGCCAGAAGAAACTGGCGAAACTGGCACAGCAAAACCTCAAAGAATCGACGCTGCGTAATGCGGTGCTGGTGGAGAGCGTGCAGGGGCTGGAGGATATCAAGCTGATGCAGGCTGAAGACCGTTTCCTGCAACAGTGGAACAGCTACATACGCATTACCGCGCAGTCCGGCGTTGAGATGCGCAAAGTGATGCACTCTCTGATCAGCTGGGGTGTCACGGTGCAGGGGCTGGTGTACGCCAGCGTCATCGTTGTCGGCGCGCCGATGGTGATTAACGGGGATATTACCACCGGTGCCATCGTTGCGGCTTCCTTACTCTCTTCTCGTATGATCGCGCCGATGGCCACGCTGTGCGGCGTGCTGGCACGTTGGCAGCAGGTGAAAGCCGCCAAAGGCAGCCTGGATGCGCTGATGAACTTGCCGGTGGAAAACAGCAAAGATGAAACGCGCATCCACTGCCCGGTGCTGTTTGGTCACTACCAGTTCAGCGATGCGATGTTCCGTTATTACACCGACTCCCTCACGGTCGCGCTGCGTATTAAAAGCCTGACGATTAAACCGGGTGAACGTATTGCGGTATTGGGGCGCAACGGTTCCGGTAAATCGACCCTGCTGCAAGCCATGATTGGCGGTATGGATTTAGTGGCGGGCGAACTGCGCCTGGATAACCTGAGTCTGCCGCACATTGATGTGGCGGATGTGCGGCGTAACGTGGGCCTGATGACGCAAAACGCACGTCTGTTCCACGGCACGCTGCGTGAAAACCTCACCATGGGCGCGGCTCACGCTACCGACGATGCCATTTTCGGTGCACTGACGGTGAGCGGCGGGGCTGATTTTATCCGCCGTCTGCCGCTGGGGCTGGACCATCCGGTGATGGAAGGTGGCGTGGGATTATCAGGCGGTCAGCGTCAGTCGCTGCTGCTGGCGCGCATGCTGCTGCGCGACCCCAATATCATCCTGTTGGATGAACCCACTGCAGCGCTGGACGATCATACCGAGAAAGAGTTTATTGAACGGCTCGGCGCGTGGCTCAATGGCCGAACCCTGATTGTTGCAACACACCGTGCGGCGATTCTCGCGCTGGTGGATCGTGTGCTGGTGCTGAAAGATGGGCAACTGGTGATGGACAGCCCGAAAGAGAATGCGCTGCCGCCACCGCGTGCGGGCGGTAATCCACCGGAGGTGCGCCCATGA
- a CDS encoding KpsF/GutQ family sugar-phosphate isomerase, producing the protein MTQVVIQEQQRGVIEPELIESVRQTLAEQGAALQNLAQQLDSQQYQNALHLIMNCKGHVILSGMGKSGHVGRKMSATLASTGTPSFFIHPAEAFHGDLGMITPYDLLILISASGETDEILKLVPSLKNFGNRIVAITNKGDSTLAKNADAVLELNMTSESCPNNLAPTTSTTLTMAIGDALAIAMIHQRKFMPDDFARYHPGGSLGRRLLTRVVDVMQRDVPTVKTDAPFKIVIQRITSGCQGMVVVEDAAGNLAGIITDGDLRRFMEKEDALGAATAEQMMTREPLTLPEETMIFEAEEKMQKHRVSSLLVTDKTNKITGLVRIFD; encoded by the coding sequence ATGACCCAGGTGGTAATTCAGGAGCAACAACGCGGCGTTATTGAGCCGGAGTTAATTGAATCCGTACGTCAAACGCTAGCGGAACAAGGTGCCGCGCTGCAAAATCTTGCGCAGCAGTTGGATAGCCAGCAATACCAGAATGCTCTGCACCTGATCATGAACTGCAAAGGTCATGTGATCCTGTCCGGGATGGGCAAATCGGGCCATGTTGGACGCAAAATGTCTGCCACCCTGGCTTCAACGGGCACACCCAGCTTCTTTATTCATCCTGCTGAAGCCTTCCATGGCGACCTCGGCATGATCACGCCTTATGATCTGCTCATCCTGATCTCTGCCAGTGGCGAAACCGACGAAATTCTCAAGCTGGTGCCTTCGCTCAAGAATTTTGGCAACCGCATTGTGGCGATTACCAATAAAGGTGACTCCACGCTGGCTAAAAATGCGGATGCGGTGCTGGAACTCAACATGACGAGTGAAAGCTGCCCGAACAATCTCGCACCTACCACATCCACGACCTTAACGATGGCGATTGGTGATGCGCTGGCGATTGCCATGATTCACCAACGTAAATTCATGCCTGATGACTTCGCTCGCTATCACCCCGGGGGTTCGCTGGGACGCCGTCTTTTGACGCGCGTAGTGGATGTGATGCAACGCGATGTACCAACAGTGAAAACGGATGCGCCATTCAAAATTGTCATTCAGCGCATCACTAGTGGCTGCCAAGGCATGGTGGTGGTGGAAGATGCAGCGGGAAATCTGGCAGGCATTATCACGGATGGTGATTTACGCCGTTTTATGGAGAAAGAGGATGCGTTGGGCGCAGCCACTGCCGAACAAATGATGACGCGCGAACCTCTGACTTTGCCGGAAGAAACCATGATTTTTGAAGCCGAAGAAAAGATGCAAAAGCATCGTGTTTCTTCGCTTTTAGTGACTGATAAAACAAATAAAATTACCGGGCTAGTGCGAATTTTCGACTAA
- a CDS encoding HlyD family type I secretion periplasmic adaptor subunit — translation MKQLPGKLRLVTAAEVDSSDDLLGELKSETHYTGAVRLITISAALILVSLVWAWFGVLDEVSTGTGKVIPSSRDQVLQSLEGGILTELYVHEGDRVKAGQVVARLDATRSESNVGESAARYRAALAAAARLNAEVNDQKLVFPAELNKFPDLIASETRLYKTRRAQLTDATAQFNQSLALANKELAITQRLAKTGAASSVEVLRLQRDKSDLELKLTDMRSQYYVQAREELAKASAEADSLAQTIKGREDTVTRSTIRSPMDGIVKNIKVSTVGGVIPPNGELMNIVPLNDRLLIEARLSPRDIAFIHPGQRAVVKISAYDYAIYGGLNGVVESISPDTIQDEVKPEIYYYRVYIRTDNDYVQNKAGKRFAISPGMVSTVDIKTGEKTIMDYLIKPFNKAKEAMRER, via the coding sequence ATGAAGCAACTTCCCGGTAAACTGCGGCTGGTGACGGCGGCGGAAGTCGACTCTTCTGACGATTTGTTGGGAGAGCTGAAATCAGAAACCCATTACACCGGCGCGGTGCGACTGATCACGATTAGCGCCGCCTTGATTCTGGTGTCACTGGTGTGGGCGTGGTTTGGCGTGCTGGATGAAGTCTCAACCGGCACCGGCAAAGTGATCCCCAGCTCGCGTGACCAGGTGCTGCAATCGCTGGAAGGCGGCATCCTGACCGAACTGTATGTGCACGAAGGGGACCGGGTGAAAGCCGGACAGGTGGTGGCCCGGCTTGATGCTACGCGTTCTGAATCTAACGTGGGTGAAAGTGCGGCGCGCTATCGTGCGGCACTGGCGGCCGCTGCGCGTCTGAATGCAGAGGTTAACGATCAGAAACTCGTCTTCCCCGCAGAGCTGAACAAGTTCCCGGATCTGATCGCCTCAGAAACTCGGCTGTATAAAACCCGCCGCGCACAGCTCACCGATGCCACGGCGCAGTTTAATCAGTCGCTGGCCTTGGCCAATAAAGAACTGGCCATCACCCAGCGACTGGCGAAAACCGGTGCAGCCAGTAGCGTCGAGGTGCTGCGCTTGCAACGTGATAAGTCGGATCTGGAGCTGAAGCTGACCGATATGCGCTCGCAGTACTATGTGCAGGCGCGTGAGGAGTTGGCGAAAGCCAGTGCCGAAGCCGACAGCCTGGCGCAGACCATCAAAGGACGTGAAGACACGGTAACTCGCTCGACTATCCGTTCGCCGATGGACGGTATCGTGAAAAACATCAAAGTCTCCACCGTGGGTGGGGTGATCCCGCCAAACGGTGAGTTGATGAATATCGTGCCGTTGAATGACCGCCTGCTAATCGAAGCGCGTCTGTCACCGCGTGATATCGCCTTTATCCATCCTGGCCAGCGTGCGGTGGTGAAGATCTCCGCGTATGACTATGCCATCTACGGCGGCTTGAACGGCGTGGTGGAGAGCATTTCGCCGGATACCATTCAGGATGAAGTGAAACCGGAAATCTACTACTACCGTGTATATATCCGCACTGATAACGACTACGTGCAGAACAAAGCCGGTAAACGGTTCGCGATCAGTCCGGGGATGGTTTCTACGGTGGATATCAAAACCGGTGAGAAGACCATTATGGATTACCTGATCAAACCGTTTAACAAAGCCAAAGAGGCGATGCGCGAGCGGTAA
- a CDS encoding polysaccharide biosynthesis/export family protein yields the protein MKLLKSLLLIAAWQATSASAALDINADPNLTGAAPLPTFLTGQQNQTQNNSGFDNTPPPAAPVAMSRMFGAQLFNGTSADSGATVGFNPGYVLNPGDSIQVRLWGAFTFDGALQVDPKGNIFLPNVGPVQVAGVSNSQLNALITSKVKQVYQANVSVYASLLQAQPVKVYVTGFVRSPGLYGGVTSDSLLNYLIKAGGVDPDRGSYVDIVVKRGNRVRSSINLYDFLLNGKLGLSQFADGDTIVVGPRQHTFSVQGDVFNSYDFEFRDSSIPVTEALSWARAKPGATNITIIRQQGLQKRSEYYPLSSAPGRMLQDGDTLIVSTDRYAGTIQVRVEGAHSGEHAMVLPYGSSMRAVLAKIRTNSMSEMSAIQLYRPSVAQRQKEMLDLSLQKLEEASLSAQSSTKEEASLRMQEAQLISRFVAKARTVVPKGEVILNEQNLDSILLEDGDVINIPQKTSLVMVHGEVLFPNAVSWEKGMSPKDYIEKCGGLTQKSGNSKIVVIRQNGAAENGEDVDTLNPGDELMVLPKYESKNIEVTRGISTILYQLAVGAKVILSI from the coding sequence ATGAAATTATTAAAGTCACTTTTACTGATTGCTGCGTGGCAGGCCACCTCTGCCAGCGCTGCGCTGGATATTAATGCCGATCCCAATCTGACGGGGGCGGCTCCATTGCCAACATTCCTGACAGGCCAACAAAACCAGACGCAAAACAACAGCGGTTTTGATAACACGCCACCACCGGCGGCACCCGTTGCGATGAGCCGCATGTTCGGCGCGCAACTGTTTAACGGCACCAGTGCTGACAGCGGTGCCACCGTCGGCTTCAACCCTGGCTACGTGCTCAATCCGGGCGACAGCATTCAGGTGCGTCTGTGGGGGGCGTTTACCTTTGATGGCGCGTTACAGGTTGATCCGAAAGGTAATATCTTCCTGCCCAATGTCGGCCCGGTGCAGGTAGCGGGCGTCAGCAATAGTCAGCTAAATGCGCTGATTACCAGCAAAGTTAAACAGGTGTATCAGGCCAACGTCAGCGTGTATGCCTCTCTGCTGCAAGCGCAGCCAGTGAAGGTCTACGTGACAGGCTTTGTGCGCAGCCCAGGCTTATATGGCGGTGTGACCTCGGACTCTCTGCTCAACTACCTGATCAAAGCGGGTGGCGTTGATCCGGATCGCGGCAGCTACGTGGATATCGTGGTGAAGCGTGGCAACCGCGTCCGCTCCAGCATCAACCTGTATGACTTCTTGCTCAACGGCAAGCTGGGGCTTTCGCAGTTTGCTGATGGCGACACCATCGTCGTCGGGCCGCGCCAGCACACCTTTAGCGTGCAGGGTGACGTGTTCAACAGTTATGACTTCGAGTTCCGTGACAGCAGCATTCCGGTGACTGAAGCCTTGAGTTGGGCACGTGCCAAGCCGGGTGCCACCAACATCACCATTATTCGTCAGCAAGGCTTGCAGAAACGCAGCGAGTATTACCCGCTTAGCTCTGCGCCGGGCCGTATGTTGCAGGATGGCGATACGCTGATTGTCAGCACCGATCGCTATGCGGGCACCATCCAGGTACGCGTAGAAGGGGCACACTCCGGCGAACACGCAATGGTACTGCCATACGGTTCAAGTATGCGTGCAGTGCTGGCGAAGATTCGCACCAACAGCATGTCGGAAATGAGTGCGATCCAACTTTATCGCCCATCTGTGGCACAGCGTCAGAAAGAGATGCTGGATCTGTCACTGCAGAAACTGGAAGAGGCTTCGCTCTCGGCCCAGTCCTCTACCAAAGAAGAAGCCAGCCTGCGTATGCAGGAAGCGCAGCTGATCAGCCGTTTTGTGGCGAAGGCACGCACCGTGGTGCCGAAGGGTGAAGTGATCCTCAACGAGCAGAATCTGGATTCTATCCTGCTGGAAGACGGCGACGTCATTAACATCCCGCAGAAAACCTCGCTGGTTATGGTGCATGGCGAAGTGCTGTTCCCGAATGCAGTCAGCTGGGAAAAGGGCATGAGCCCGAAAGATTACATCGAGAAGTGCGGCGGTCTGACGCAGAAATCGGGTAACTCAAAAATTGTCGTGATTCGTCAGAACGGTGCTGCCGAGAACGGTGAGGATGTCGATACCCTCAACCCAGGTGACGAGCTGATGGTACTGCCGAAGTACGAATCGAAGAACATCGAAGTGACGCGCGGTATTTCCACCATCCTCTACCAGTTGGCGGTGGGTGCGAAAGTGATTCTGTCGATCTAA
- the kdsB gene encoding 3-deoxy-manno-octulosonate cytidylyltransferase yields the protein MNKAVIVIPARFGSSRLPGKPLLDIVGKPMIQHVYERALQVADVAEVWVATDDERVMQAVESFGGKAIMTRSDHESGTDRLVEVMQKVEADIYINLQGDEPMIRPQDVAHLVQGMRDDAELPVATLCHAITAEEALEASTVKVVVNTRRDALYFSRSPIPYPRNADKARYLKHVGIYAYRRDVLQNYSQLPEAMPEQAESLEQLRLMNAGIAIRAFEVAATGPGVDTPACLEKVRKLMAQELTENT from the coding sequence ATGAACAAAGCAGTGATTGTTATCCCCGCCCGTTTTGGCTCCTCGCGTCTGCCAGGTAAGCCGTTACTGGATATCGTTGGTAAGCCGATGATCCAGCACGTCTATGAACGTGCTCTGCAAGTGGCGGATGTGGCGGAAGTGTGGGTTGCGACCGACGACGAGCGCGTAATGCAGGCAGTCGAAAGCTTCGGCGGGAAAGCAATTATGACGCGCAGCGATCATGAATCGGGCACTGACCGTTTAGTTGAAGTGATGCAGAAGGTTGAAGCGGATATCTACATCAATCTGCAGGGTGATGAACCGATGATTCGCCCGCAGGATGTGGCCCACCTGGTGCAGGGAATGCGTGATGATGCAGAGCTGCCTGTGGCAACGTTGTGCCATGCGATTACGGCGGAAGAAGCGCTGGAAGCCAGTACGGTAAAAGTCGTGGTGAACACGCGCCGTGATGCACTTTACTTCAGCCGCTCACCGATTCCTTATCCGCGTAATGCCGATAAGGCGCGCTACCTGAAACACGTCGGTATTTACGCCTATCGCCGTGATGTATTGCAGAACTACAGCCAACTGCCGGAGGCCATGCCGGAACAGGCTGAATCACTGGAACAGTTGCGTTTGATGAACGCGGGTATTGCGATTCGTGCATTTGAAGTGGCCGCTACCGGACCGGGTGTGGATACACCAGCTTGTCTGGAAAAAGTGCGCAAGCTCATGGCACAGGAGCTAACAGAAAACACATGA
- a CDS encoding TolC family outer membrane protein produces the protein MDLMQSGATTRRLTKLSVFCAGITLFHCAQLMAASDAITSAGIITSKGLAQQQQDLPSLTGEVAEPALAHVPDFLTINQAVQRAIQWHPDIAEAVGKMLEQANQVDVAKAKYYPQISGGMNNGYTNAYTEKGFSPSFVLSVSQMLYDFGKVSSSVRSAEAGVAMEQANVLVSIDSVAHDTASALVEVQGYQQLVKIAQQQLDALTKIGDLARQRNDEGAASLSDATQTDARIEGARTTLIQYQANLDRWRATLATYLGWPLVKKVNDDFPVNLTRACAVGKADDKLNPTVLSAWAQANQAQAKLDNANAQNLPTISLEPQVTHYLNDHYSGSETLDRTQYQAFVKVEMPIYQGGGITAARDAAANALQAANAAVNSARLKARQQLSESQSAALSLSQSLAIMGRQQTLGEKTQQLYQDQYLQLGTRPLLDVLNAEQEVFQTRFTLQQTISQLRSLQLDCLYSTGHIRSAFALNNQRIQNVEIQP, from the coding sequence ATGGATTTGATGCAATCAGGCGCTACAACTCGCCGTTTAACCAAGCTCAGCGTCTTCTGTGCTGGCATCACGTTGTTTCATTGTGCTCAACTCATGGCTGCCAGTGACGCGATCACCTCGGCAGGCATCATTACTTCGAAGGGTCTTGCGCAACAACAGCAGGATCTGCCCTCTTTAACCGGTGAAGTGGCCGAACCCGCATTGGCTCATGTACCGGACTTCTTAACCATCAATCAGGCTGTTCAGCGTGCTATCCAGTGGCATCCCGATATCGCAGAAGCGGTCGGCAAAATGCTGGAACAGGCAAATCAGGTCGATGTGGCCAAAGCCAAATACTATCCGCAGATTAGCGGGGGGATGAACAACGGCTACACCAACGCCTATACCGAAAAGGGCTTCAGCCCATCATTTGTATTGTCGGTGTCGCAGATGCTGTACGACTTCGGCAAAGTCAGCAGTTCGGTGCGTTCCGCTGAAGCGGGTGTGGCGATGGAACAAGCCAACGTGCTGGTGAGTATTGATAGCGTGGCACATGACACTGCCTCTGCGCTGGTGGAAGTGCAGGGGTATCAGCAGTTGGTCAAGATTGCTCAACAGCAATTGGATGCCCTGACTAAGATTGGCGATCTGGCGCGTCAGCGTAACGATGAAGGCGCTGCCTCGCTCTCTGATGCCACGCAAACCGATGCGCGTATCGAAGGGGCCCGCACCACGCTGATCCAGTATCAAGCCAACCTTGATCGCTGGCGTGCCACGCTGGCGACCTATCTCGGCTGGCCGCTGGTCAAAAAAGTGAATGATGATTTCCCGGTCAACCTGACGCGCGCCTGCGCGGTGGGCAAAGCCGATGACAAACTTAACCCTACCGTGTTGTCCGCGTGGGCGCAGGCCAACCAGGCGCAAGCCAAGCTGGATAACGCCAACGCGCAAAACTTGCCCACCATCTCACTGGAACCGCAGGTCACGCACTATCTTAATGACCACTATTCCGGCAGTGAAACCCTGGATCGCACCCAGTATCAGGCGTTCGTGAAAGTGGAAATGCCGATTTATCAGGGCGGGGGGATCACCGCTGCGCGTGATGCCGCTGCCAACGCCTTGCAGGCGGCAAATGCAGCCGTTAACTCGGCCCGCTTAAAAGCGCGCCAGCAGCTGAGTGAATCACAAAGTGCCGCGCTGAGTCTGTCGCAGAGCCTGGCAATCATGGGGCGGCAACAGACGTTGGGTGAGAAAACTCAGCAACTGTATCAGGACCAGTATCTGCAACTCGGCACGCGTCCGCTGCTGGACGTGCTCAACGCCGAGCAGGAAGTGTTTCAGACGCGCTTCACTCTGCAGCAAACCATCAGCCAGTTACGATCGTTGCAACTCGACTGCTTATACAGCACCGGGCATATCCGCTCGGCCTTCGCGTTGAATAATCAGCGGATCCAGAATGTGGAGATCCAGCCATGA